One genomic segment of Salarias fasciatus chromosome 8, fSalaFa1.1, whole genome shotgun sequence includes these proteins:
- the LOC115392874 gene encoding uncharacterized protein LOC115392874: MNTMNGVFDTPLNVGRGRGMLHTPVHLQFGTPAQGRGITVGDSHRPGLPPVSGDFNPSLSRPVGVSHESSDTTPMIPSPNVLATEIVSQMGDVIQQVSQRVVQDIMTQLNPPTSTPLSNAASSSSHGVPPSAMSDASHVQLVSHRKLKDPPCFRGDDSDTVSLREWEDLMRAFIRKSYLRPEEQAEEILVHLREKGENAFDYWLRLHRAVDLAAERLAEQGKTLDSPSTEVTRMFIRNCPSSELSLTFRSKTMDKWTAHEVQDILYEYHSRVASCDNKVVRENIKISTHHTATLPPPPPSDEQNPSQSQASDSATLERLINMLEKVLLQRPVQSAPNRFPGSRRPRVEGLHNMPCSVCHDATHSTFTHCRDHKLCFLCYSPNHSRRACSTRVPANPQQQEN, from the exons ATGAACACCATGAATGGGGTTTTTGACACTCCTCTCAATGTTGGTAGGGGGAGGGGGATGTTGCACACTCCTGTACATCTGCAATTTGGCACTCCAGCTCAGGGACGTGGTATTACTGTGGGAGATAGTCACAGGCCAGGGCTTCCTCCGGTCAGTGGGGATTTTAACCCTTCACTTAGCCGCCCTGTAGGTGTCTCCCATGAGTCCAGTGACACTACTCCCATGATTCCCAGCCCTAATGTCCTTGCTACGGAGATTGTCAGTCAGATGGGTGATGTCATTCAGCAGGTTAGTCAGAGAGTGGTACAAGACATCATGACCCAGCTGAACCCACCTACCAGTACCCCTCTGTCAAATGCTGCATCTTCATCCTCTCATGGTGTTCCACCCTCAGCCATGTCTGATGCCTCTCATGTCCAGCTCGTGTCCCACAGAAAACTGAAGGATCCTCCGTGCTTCAGAGGGGACGACTCTGATACAGTGTCTCTCAGAGAGTGGGAAGATCTGATGAGAGCTTTTATCAGGAAGAGTTACCTGAGACCAGAGGAACAAGCAGAGGAGATCCTTGTTCATCTCAGAG AGAAAGGTGAGAACGCATTTGACTACTGGCTCAGGCTGCATCGTGCTGTTGACCTTGCTGCTGAACGCCTGGCAGAGCAGGGCAAGACACTGGATAGCCCTAGCACTGAGGTTACACGCATGTTTATAAGGAACTGTCCCTCCTCTGAGCTCTCTCTGACCTTCCGATCAAAGACTATGGACAAGTGGACTGCCCATGAGGTTCAGGACATTTTGTACGAGTACCATTCGAGAGTGGCATCCTGTGACAACAAGGTGGTTCGAGAGAACATCAAGATTAGCACTCACCACACTGCTACTCTGCCACCTCCGCCACCTAGTGATGAACAGAATCCATCTCAGTCACAAGCCTCGGATTCTGCTACCTTGGAACGTCTTATCAACATGCTGGAGAAAGTGCTGCTTCAGAGACCTGTTCAGTCCGCTCCGAACAGGTTTCCTGGTTCTCGGCGTCCCAGGGTAGAGGGGTTGCACAACATGCCTTGCTCTGTTTGTCATGATGCCACTCACTCCACCTTCACCCACTGCCGTGACCATAAGCTCTGTTTTCTGTGCTACTCACCCAATCACTCCAGACGTGCTTGCTCCACCCGTGTGCCAGCAAACCCTCAACAGCAGGAAAACTAG